One window of Mesorhizobium loti R88b genomic DNA carries:
- a CDS encoding amino acid ABC transporter permease yields MQTALQFGPILVHLDLLLRGLGKTIQLAALSILFGTAIGVLGAVGRSFGPRFVSWIIAAYVELIRNTPLLIQLYFVFFSLPLFGFKLSSNTAAVVALSIHLGAYGTEILRAGIEAIPEGQIEAAKSLGLSRYRIIRHVMLVPAASAVYPSLSAQFILQIMGTSIVGAIAAEELTAVANNLVMQTFRSFEVYIIIAVIYFVLVQAASLLFAGIGKLMFRWKV; encoded by the coding sequence ATGCAAACCGCCCTGCAATTCGGCCCGATCCTGGTCCATCTCGACCTGCTGCTGCGCGGGCTGGGGAAGACGATCCAGTTGGCGGCGCTGTCGATCCTGTTCGGCACCGCCATCGGCGTTCTCGGCGCCGTCGGCCGCAGTTTCGGGCCGCGTTTCGTCTCATGGATCATCGCCGCCTATGTCGAACTGATCCGCAACACACCGCTGCTGATCCAGCTCTATTTCGTCTTCTTCTCGCTGCCGCTGTTCGGCTTCAAGCTGTCGAGCAACACGGCCGCCGTCGTCGCGCTGTCGATCCATCTCGGCGCCTATGGGACGGAGATCTTGCGCGCCGGGATCGAGGCCATTCCCGAAGGGCAGATCGAGGCGGCCAAGTCGCTCGGCCTCAGCCGCTACCGCATCATCCGCCATGTCATGCTGGTGCCGGCGGCGAGTGCAGTCTACCCGTCGCTCTCGGCGCAATTCATCCTGCAGATCATGGGCACCTCGATCGTCGGCGCCATCGCGGCGGAGGAACTGACGGCGGTCGCCAACAATCTGGTCATGCAGACCTTCAGGAGTTTCGAGGTCTACATCATCATCGCCGTCATCTATTTCGTGCTGGTGCAGGCCGCCAGCCTGCTGTTTGCCGGCATCGGCAAGCTCATGTTCCGCTGGAAGGTCTAG
- a CDS encoding SMP-30/gluconolactonase/LRE family protein translates to MVEITCVVDARAELGEGTLWDPKAGVLWWIDIWKKLIHRYDPATGKDEVFATPEYLGCLGLREKGGLVLTMTNGFHFFDPATGKFEAIVDPESHMPETRFNDGKPDRQGRFWSGTMFEVPGEPIEFVGALYRLDPDLSVHKMIDGIGCSNGLAWSPDSKTMYFSDSHAGAVWAYDFDLATGDIENRRTFIDMTVTGGVADGATVDAEGCYWVTIPVTSKVCRYDPDGRLMQTVLLPTDLPTCCEFGGKDLDILYVTSAVLKRPNSHFIGQKNPGGLFALDVGVKGLTLPAFKG, encoded by the coding sequence ATGGTCGAAATCACGTGCGTCGTCGACGCCCGGGCCGAACTCGGCGAGGGCACGCTCTGGGACCCCAAGGCTGGGGTGCTGTGGTGGATCGACATCTGGAAGAAGTTGATCCACCGCTACGATCCCGCCACCGGCAAGGACGAGGTCTTCGCCACGCCGGAATATCTCGGTTGCCTCGGCCTGCGCGAAAAGGGCGGCCTGGTGCTGACCATGACCAACGGCTTCCATTTCTTCGACCCTGCGACCGGCAAATTCGAGGCGATCGTCGATCCGGAATCCCATATGCCCGAAACCCGCTTCAATGACGGCAAGCCGGACCGCCAGGGCCGATTCTGGTCGGGCACGATGTTCGAGGTGCCGGGAGAGCCGATCGAATTCGTCGGCGCGCTTTACAGGCTCGATCCCGACCTTTCGGTGCACAAGATGATCGACGGCATCGGCTGCTCCAACGGGCTCGCCTGGAGCCCGGATTCGAAAACCATGTATTTCTCCGACAGTCATGCCGGCGCGGTCTGGGCCTATGATTTCGACCTTGCCACCGGCGACATCGAGAACCGCCGCACTTTCATCGACATGACGGTGACCGGCGGCGTCGCCGATGGCGCCACGGTGGACGCCGAAGGCTGCTACTGGGTGACCATCCCGGTGACCAGCAAGGTCTGCCGCTACGACCCCGACGGCCGCCTGATGCAGACCGTCCTGCTGCCGACCGACCTGCCGACCTGCTGCGAATTCGGTGGCAAGGATCTCGACATCCTCTATGTCACCTCCGCCGTGCTCAAGCGCCCCAATAGCCACTTCATTGGCCAGAAGAATCCGGGCGGATTGTTCGCGCTCGATGTCGGCGTCAAGGGCCTGACCTTGCCGGCGTTCAAGGGCTGA
- a CDS encoding transporter substrate-binding domain-containing protein, with protein MRTFLGRAGALLAGMVLALSALMPSIASAQSVEDIISRGKLVVAIDTTTPPYGFLDANLKPTGFDIEVANKMGEALGVPVEFVTVTSPGRIPALLTKQVDAVISIFSITPARAIQIDYSIPYAGQSAVVIAPKSTNIKGVADLVGKKVGLTRGTGEDGLLTKAAEANPGIEILRFDDYSSLLQAMVSGQIDAMGGGDYGEIYLKKAQNGDAFEQKYVLKTFYFGIGVAKGNDNLRQWINTWLFTMKTDGTLDALSMKYRNQPLPVLPVF; from the coding sequence ATGCGGACTTTCCTGGGAAGGGCCGGTGCATTGCTGGCTGGCATGGTACTGGCGCTGTCGGCGTTGATGCCATCCATCGCTTCGGCGCAATCGGTCGAGGATATCATTTCGCGCGGCAAGCTGGTCGTCGCCATCGACACCACGACGCCGCCCTACGGCTTTCTCGATGCCAATCTGAAGCCGACCGGCTTCGACATCGAGGTCGCCAACAAGATGGGCGAGGCGCTCGGCGTGCCCGTCGAATTCGTTACCGTCACCTCGCCCGGCCGCATTCCGGCGCTGCTGACCAAGCAGGTCGACGCGGTAATCTCGATCTTCTCGATCACGCCGGCGCGCGCCATCCAGATCGACTATTCGATCCCCTATGCCGGCCAGTCGGCGGTGGTGATCGCGCCGAAGAGCACCAATATCAAGGGCGTCGCCGATCTCGTCGGCAAGAAGGTTGGCCTGACCCGCGGCACCGGCGAGGACGGGCTGCTGACCAAAGCCGCGGAAGCCAACCCAGGCATCGAGATCCTGCGCTTCGACGACTATTCCTCGCTGCTACAGGCAATGGTGTCTGGCCAGATCGACGCCATGGGTGGCGGCGACTATGGCGAGATCTATTTGAAGAAGGCGCAGAATGGTGACGCCTTCGAGCAGAAATACGTGCTGAAGACTTTCTATTTCGGCATCGGCGTCGCCAAGGGCAACGACAATCTGCGCCAGTGGATCAACACCTGGCTGTTCACCATGAAGACCGACGGCACGCTGGACGCGCTGTCGATGAAATACCGCAACCAGCCGCTGCCGGTGCTGCCGGTTTTCTGA
- a CDS encoding COG4280 domain-containing protein, translating to MQTLTPILSTITAAFLASFVEVVEAFTIVLAVGVTRGWRPALTGATLALVVLAALVLAFGPLLALVPIATLQFVVGVLLILFGMRWLRKAILRSVGVIALHDEEAAFSKETAALNQQANDRRADYLAGLASFKAVLLEGVEVVFIVIAVGAAHGQTLYAGLGALAAFILVMLVGLAVHRPLARVPENALKFVVGLMLTSFGIFWTGEGIGADWPGADLALLAIFAIVALASFAMVRWLRSTYPAGGLAR from the coding sequence ATGCAGACGCTGACGCCCATCCTCTCGACGATCACGGCGGCATTTCTCGCTTCTTTCGTCGAAGTCGTCGAAGCCTTCACCATCGTGCTTGCGGTCGGCGTGACGCGCGGCTGGCGCCCAGCCCTGACCGGTGCCACCTTGGCGCTGGTGGTATTGGCGGCCCTGGTGCTAGCGTTCGGACCGCTGCTGGCGCTGGTACCCATCGCCACGCTGCAATTCGTCGTCGGCGTTCTGCTGATCCTGTTCGGCATGCGCTGGCTGCGAAAGGCCATCCTACGCAGCGTCGGTGTCATCGCGCTGCATGACGAGGAGGCGGCCTTCTCCAAGGAAACGGCGGCCCTGAACCAGCAGGCCAATGACCGCCGCGCCGACTATCTCGCCGGACTTGCGTCGTTCAAGGCGGTGCTGCTCGAGGGTGTCGAGGTGGTGTTCATCGTCATCGCGGTCGGCGCCGCGCACGGCCAGACGCTTTACGCCGGCCTTGGCGCGCTGGCGGCCTTCATCCTGGTGATGCTTGTCGGCCTGGCCGTCCACCGGCCGCTGGCGCGCGTGCCGGAGAATGCGCTGAAATTCGTGGTGGGGCTGATGCTGACCAGCTTCGGCATCTTCTGGACCGGCGAGGGCATCGGTGCCGACTGGCCGGGCGCCGATCTCGCTCTGCTCGCCATCTTCGCCATCGTGGCGCTGGCGTCCTTCGCCATGGTGCGCTGGCTGCGCAGCACCTATCCCGCTGGAGGGCTCGCCCGGTGA
- the iolE gene encoding myo-inosose-2 dehydratase, translating into MKAKLGMSPIAWWNDDLAELSDDVSLEECLRQSRSAGFTGMEMGRRFPNDPAVMLPILKAADVTLCGGWFSGTLVDEEMSKNKDRIQPMIDLFKAVNAPCIVYGEVGRSIQGDRSKPLATKPKLSDDEMKAYAKRLTEFGEWCAEQGMPLSYHHHMAAVVETEPELDAFMRHSGAGIPLLLDAGHLAFAGGDVLRAIDNHHKRISHVHVKDVRMGVIDGLDRTKQSFLDAVALGAFTVPGDGSLDFGAIVQRFADHGYEGWFVVEAEQDPKKNPPLKMAQVGHKELMRVMTSAGYTVETQGFPNA; encoded by the coding sequence TTGAAAGCCAAACTGGGCATGTCCCCCATCGCGTGGTGGAACGACGATCTTGCGGAATTGAGCGATGACGTGTCGCTGGAAGAGTGCCTGCGCCAATCGCGCTCGGCCGGCTTCACCGGCATGGAAATGGGCCGGCGCTTTCCCAACGACCCCGCCGTCATGCTGCCGATCCTGAAAGCAGCCGATGTGACGCTGTGCGGCGGCTGGTTTTCGGGCACGCTGGTCGATGAGGAGATGAGCAAGAACAAGGATCGCATCCAGCCGATGATCGACCTGTTCAAGGCGGTCAACGCGCCTTGCATTGTCTATGGCGAGGTCGGCCGCTCGATCCAGGGTGACCGCTCGAAGCCGCTCGCTACCAAGCCGAAACTCTCGGACGACGAGATGAAAGCCTATGCGAAGCGCCTGACCGAATTCGGCGAATGGTGCGCCGAGCAAGGCATGCCGCTCTCCTATCACCATCATATGGCGGCGGTGGTCGAGACGGAGCCGGAACTCGATGCCTTCATGCGCCATTCCGGGGCCGGCATTCCGCTGCTGCTCGACGCCGGCCACCTGGCCTTTGCCGGCGGCGACGTGCTGCGCGCCATCGACAACCACCACAAGCGCATCAGCCATGTGCATGTGAAGGATGTGCGCATGGGTGTGATCGATGGGCTCGACCGCACCAAGCAATCCTTCCTCGACGCCGTGGCGCTCGGCGCCTTCACCGTGCCGGGCGACGGCTCGCTGGATTTCGGGGCCATCGTGCAACGCTTCGCCGACCATGGCTATGAAGGCTGGTTCGTGGTCGAGGCCGAGCAGGACCCAAAGAAGAACCCGCCTCTCAAGATGGCGCAGGTTGGCCACAAGGAATTGATGCGGGTGATGACATCAGCCGGCTACACAGTGGAGACACAGGGGTTCCCGAATGCTTGA
- the iolB gene encoding 5-deoxy-glucuronate isomerase, with protein MSKLLVKADKGHGRVAHVTPKNAGWTYVGFDLHRLQPGESASGKTGDREVCLVFVTGKGTAKAGGQDLGLLGERMSPFEGKPWSVYVPEGSDWSVTADTGLELAVCSAPGLGGGLPVRVIAPDDLGQEVRGKGTNTRYVTNILPEGKPADSLLVVEVITPGGHTSSYPPHKHDQDNLPAESYLEETYYHRLNPPQGFAFQRVYTDADGSGHRALDEAMAIEDGDVVLVPRGYHPCAACHGYDLYYLNVMAGPKRTWKFHNAPEHEWLMKA; from the coding sequence ATGTCGAAGCTGCTGGTGAAGGCCGACAAGGGCCATGGCCGCGTTGCCCATGTGACGCCGAAGAACGCCGGCTGGACCTATGTCGGTTTCGACCTGCACCGGCTTCAACCCGGCGAAAGCGCCTCGGGCAAAACGGGCGACCGCGAGGTTTGCCTGGTGTTCGTCACCGGCAAGGGCACGGCAAAAGCGGGCGGCCAGGATCTCGGCCTGCTCGGAGAGCGCATGTCGCCCTTCGAGGGCAAGCCGTGGTCGGTCTATGTGCCCGAGGGATCGGACTGGTCGGTGACGGCGGATACGGGCCTCGAACTCGCTGTGTGCTCCGCGCCTGGTCTCGGTGGCGGCCTGCCGGTTCGGGTGATAGCACCCGACGATCTCGGCCAGGAGGTGCGCGGCAAGGGCACCAACACGCGCTACGTCACCAACATCCTGCCCGAAGGCAAGCCAGCCGATTCCTTGCTGGTGGTCGAGGTCATCACGCCTGGCGGCCACACGTCGAGCTATCCGCCGCACAAGCATGACCAGGACAATCTGCCAGCCGAGTCCTATCTCGAGGAAACCTATTATCACCGCCTCAACCCGCCGCAGGGCTTTGCCTTCCAGCGCGTCTATACCGACGCCGACGGGAGCGGCCATCGCGCGCTCGACGAAGCGATGGCCATTGAGGACGGCGATGTGGTGCTGGTGCCCAGGGGTTATCATCCCTGTGCCGCCTGCCATGGCTATGATCTCTACTATTTGAACGTCATGGCCGGGCCGAAGCGGACGTGGAAATTCCACAATGCGCCCGAGCACGAATGGTTGATGAAGGCCTGA
- the phnN gene encoding phosphonate metabolism protein/1,5-bisphosphokinase (PRPP-forming) PhnN, with protein MMVSASIERELSAEEFPIRNGVFVAVVGPSGAGKDTVIGYARALFADETRLEFVRRVITRPSDAASEDHDTLADAAFIEAEADGAFAISWEAHGLRYGLPADVDWSVTNGHVAVANVSRAIIPVLRERYANLAIVEITASPDVLAERLAMRGRESRGEVLARLARSANVTLTGAGVTSIDNSGPREVAGERFAEVLRKAMAFSDMSGLI; from the coding sequence ATGATGGTGTCGGCATCGATCGAGCGTGAGTTGTCGGCGGAAGAGTTTCCGATCCGAAACGGAGTCTTTGTCGCCGTTGTCGGCCCCAGTGGCGCCGGCAAGGACACGGTGATTGGCTATGCCCGCGCGCTTTTCGCTGATGAGACCCGGCTGGAGTTCGTCCGCCGCGTCATCACCCGGCCGAGCGATGCGGCGAGCGAGGACCACGACACGCTGGCCGACGCCGCCTTCATCGAAGCCGAGGCCGACGGCGCCTTCGCCATTTCGTGGGAAGCGCATGGCTTGCGCTATGGCCTGCCCGCCGATGTCGACTGGTCCGTCACCAATGGCCATGTCGCGGTCGCGAATGTATCGCGCGCGATTATTCCGGTGCTGCGCGAGCGCTATGCCAATCTGGCCATCGTCGAAATCACCGCTTCGCCTGATGTGCTGGCCGAGCGACTGGCGATGCGCGGTCGTGAGTCGCGCGGCGAAGTGCTGGCGCGATTGGCGCGCAGCGCCAATGTGACCCTGACCGGCGCTGGCGTGACCTCGATCGACAACAGCGGCCCGCGCGAAGTGGCCGGCGAGCGCTTCGCCGAAGTGCTGCGCAAGGCAATGGCCTTCTCCGACATGTCGGGATTGATCTGA
- a CDS encoding alpha-D-ribose 1-methylphosphonate 5-triphosphate diphosphatase — translation MTAETVLSNARIVLADEIVEGSLVLRDGFIAGINAGTSRTGEDMGGDYIIPGLVELHTDHLEGHYAPRPKVRWNPIAAVLAHDAQVATAGITTVLDALRVGMDEDADLTSDDIRKLADAIEDSVQQDRLRADHFLHLRCEVSAPDCLQAFANFDEDERVKLASLMDHAPGQRQFVNLETYAYYYQRKLKLTDRDFKLFCEKRMSESARNSAPNRAVIAAACHERGIVLASHDDATIGHVGEAIEQGVRVAEFPTTQEAARASKEAGLGVLMGAPNVMRGSSHSGNVSARTLASDGLLDILSSDYIPFSLIQSAFFLGDVVEGISLPQAVAMVSKNPAEAVGLNDRGMIEQGRRADLVRVRVDDHVPVVRTVWRQGRRVA, via the coding sequence ATGACCGCCGAGACCGTTCTTTCCAACGCCCGCATCGTGCTTGCCGACGAGATCGTCGAGGGGTCGCTGGTGCTGCGTGACGGCTTTATAGCCGGCATCAATGCCGGTACCAGCCGGACCGGCGAGGACATGGGCGGCGACTATATCATTCCCGGGCTGGTCGAGCTGCACACCGACCACCTGGAGGGCCATTATGCGCCACGGCCGAAGGTGCGCTGGAACCCGATCGCCGCCGTGCTTGCCCATGACGCGCAAGTGGCGACCGCGGGCATCACCACTGTGCTCGACGCCTTGCGCGTCGGCATGGATGAGGACGCCGACCTGACATCGGACGACATCCGCAAATTGGCCGACGCGATCGAGGACAGTGTGCAGCAGGATCGCCTGCGTGCCGACCACTTCCTGCATCTGCGCTGTGAGGTCTCGGCGCCGGACTGCCTGCAGGCCTTCGCCAATTTCGACGAGGACGAACGGGTCAAGCTGGCATCGCTGATGGACCACGCACCCGGCCAGCGCCAGTTCGTCAATCTCGAAACCTATGCCTATTATTACCAGCGCAAGCTGAAGCTGACCGACCGTGACTTCAAGCTGTTCTGCGAGAAGCGGATGAGCGAATCGGCGCGCAATTCGGCACCGAACCGGGCGGTGATCGCCGCCGCCTGCCATGAGCGCGGCATCGTACTGGCCAGCCATGACGACGCAACTATTGGCCATGTCGGCGAGGCGATCGAACAGGGCGTGCGCGTTGCCGAATTCCCGACCACGCAAGAGGCTGCTCGGGCCTCGAAAGAGGCCGGGCTCGGCGTTCTGATGGGCGCGCCGAATGTCATGCGCGGTTCCTCACATTCGGGCAATGTCTCGGCCCGCACGCTGGCCAGCGATGGCCTGCTCGACATATTGTCATCCGACTACATTCCCTTCAGCCTTATCCAGTCCGCTTTCTTCCTCGGCGACGTGGTCGAAGGCATTTCGCTGCCGCAGGCGGTCGCGATGGTGTCGAAGAACCCGGCCGAAGCCGTTGGCCTCAACGACCGCGGCATGATCGAACAGGGCCGACGCGCCGATCTGGTGCGCGTGCGCGTCGACGACCATGTTCCTGTCGTGCGCACTGTCTGGCGGCAGGGACGGCGGGTCGCATGA
- a CDS encoding amino acid ABC transporter permease: MSLRDFGPNELMFLLLATRWTILLALIAFAGGGLIGLIVAAIRVAPARPLRWLAAGYIQFFMGTPILIQLFMAYYGSSFLGYRPDPWVAAAVTFSLNGGAFFGEIFRGAIEAIPKGQWEAATALGFRFVRTLRLVIIPQAARLMLPPTVGFMVQIVKTTSIASLIGLTELARAATQVNTVTFQPVMVFGIVSIIYFALCWPLSLYASYLERRFATGMTRKVENPLVMSAV, encoded by the coding sequence ATGAGTCTGCGCGATTTCGGCCCCAACGAACTCATGTTCCTGCTCTTGGCGACACGCTGGACGATCCTTCTGGCGCTGATCGCCTTTGCCGGCGGCGGCCTGATCGGCCTCATCGTGGCGGCGATCCGGGTGGCGCCGGCGCGGCCGCTCCGCTGGCTGGCCGCCGGTTACATCCAGTTCTTCATGGGCACGCCGATCCTGATCCAGCTGTTCATGGCCTATTACGGATCTTCGTTCCTTGGGTACCGGCCGGACCCGTGGGTGGCTGCGGCGGTGACATTCTCGCTCAATGGCGGCGCCTTCTTCGGCGAGATTTTTCGCGGCGCCATCGAGGCGATTCCCAAGGGGCAATGGGAGGCGGCAACCGCGCTCGGCTTCCGCTTTGTCAGGACGCTGCGGCTGGTGATCATCCCGCAGGCGGCGCGGCTGATGCTGCCGCCAACCGTCGGCTTCATGGTGCAGATCGTCAAGACGACATCGATCGCCTCGCTGATCGGACTGACCGAGCTTGCCCGCGCCGCCACGCAGGTCAACACCGTCACCTTCCAGCCGGTGATGGTGTTCGGCATAGTGTCGATCATCTACTTCGCGCTGTGCTGGCCGCTGTCGCTCTATGCCAGCTATCTCGAGCGTCGTTTCGCTACCGGAATGACGCGCAAGGTCGAGAACCCGCTGGTGATGTCGGCGGTCTAG
- a CDS encoding DUF1045 domain-containing protein, whose protein sequence is MRYAIYFTPRQDEPLARIAANWLGRDPFGAATKPVEAVADLAAAEVAFHTASARRYGFHATLKAPFRLAANETESSLRAALDHFAEATPVVTIPRLVVSQIDSFFALVPEGPLPPLNRFADEVVRDFDRFRAPLSDAEIERRSPDSLKPAEFRNLCQWGYPYVFETFRFHMTLSGRAGPQESPRLRAAIDSLFADILRQPVLVDALTLFVEPEPGAPFMVLSQHALGRRPARKIA, encoded by the coding sequence ATGCGTTATGCCATCTACTTCACCCCAAGGCAGGACGAACCGCTGGCGCGGATCGCCGCCAACTGGCTGGGCCGCGACCCGTTCGGCGCCGCGACGAAGCCAGTCGAGGCCGTGGCCGATCTGGCGGCGGCGGAAGTGGCCTTCCACACCGCTTCTGCCCGTCGCTACGGCTTCCATGCGACGCTGAAAGCGCCATTCCGCCTGGCCGCCAACGAGACGGAAAGCTCGCTGCGCGCCGCACTCGACCATTTTGCCGAGGCGACGCCGGTGGTGACGATCCCGCGTCTCGTCGTCAGCCAGATCGACAGCTTCTTCGCGCTGGTGCCGGAAGGCCCGCTGCCGCCGCTCAACCGCTTCGCCGACGAGGTCGTGCGCGATTTCGACCGCTTTCGTGCGCCGCTGAGCGATGCCGAGATCGAGCGGCGCAGCCCGGACTCGCTGAAGCCGGCCGAGTTTCGCAATCTCTGCCAGTGGGGCTACCCCTATGTCTTTGAGACCTTCCGCTTCCACATGACGCTCTCGGGCCGGGCCGGGCCACAGGAAAGCCCTCGTCTGCGTGCAGCAATCGACAGCCTTTTCGCGGATATACTGCGGCAGCCGGTTCTGGTCGACGCGCTGACGCTGTTTGTCGAACCTGAACCGGGCGCGCCGTTCATGGTGCTTTCCCAGCATGCGCTGGGACGCCGCCCCGCCAGAAAGATCGCCTGA
- a CDS encoding ABC transporter permease, protein MAQRPAEEKQARLGIDWRGRLLDRAPFLVACLMLALIIGIYGSLQSGVFTLDEINLDTAAAMTLMLAATGQTIVLVRGGIDLSIGGMISLGTVVAATRFTDDPSTVALWTLIILALGFAIGALNGLLISLLKLQPFLVTLATWSILNGVAMIILPTDGGSIPSWWVGFASAQLFGLTSPVWMLLALLLFWWWFRATGVGLTIQATGSNEKSAFLSGVSITRVNLVTYGLSGLFAASAALFLVTQTGAGSPTIGKDYILPSVAAAVIGGVSLFGGRGHLAGTLIGAFVLTLIGNLVFVLHVSSYWQPVASGVILLLSVLASSVAEKAARNRVQ, encoded by the coding sequence ATGGCGCAAAGGCCAGCTGAAGAGAAGCAAGCCAGACTGGGCATCGATTGGCGTGGCCGCTTGCTCGACCGTGCGCCGTTCCTGGTCGCCTGCCTGATGCTGGCGTTGATCATTGGCATCTACGGCAGCCTGCAGTCCGGCGTCTTTACACTGGATGAGATCAACCTCGATACAGCTGCGGCAATGACGCTGATGCTGGCGGCAACCGGCCAGACCATTGTGCTGGTGCGTGGCGGCATCGATCTCTCGATCGGCGGCATGATCAGCCTCGGCACGGTGGTTGCGGCGACGCGCTTCACCGACGATCCTTCGACCGTGGCGCTCTGGACCCTGATCATTCTCGCGCTTGGCTTCGCGATCGGCGCACTCAACGGCCTGCTCATCTCGCTGCTCAAGCTGCAGCCCTTCCTGGTCACGCTCGCCACCTGGTCGATCCTCAACGGCGTCGCCATGATCATCCTGCCGACCGATGGCGGCAGCATCCCCTCTTGGTGGGTCGGCTTCGCCTCTGCGCAGCTCTTTGGCCTGACCAGCCCGGTCTGGATGCTGCTGGCACTGCTGCTGTTCTGGTGGTGGTTCCGCGCCACCGGCGTCGGCCTCACCATCCAGGCCACTGGCTCCAACGAAAAGTCGGCCTTCCTGTCCGGGGTCTCGATCACAAGGGTCAATCTCGTCACCTATGGCCTGTCCGGCCTGTTTGCGGCGAGCGCCGCGTTGTTTCTGGTGACGCAGACCGGCGCCGGCTCGCCGACCATCGGCAAGGACTATATCCTGCCTTCAGTTGCGGCGGCGGTCATCGGCGGCGTCAGCCTGTTCGGCGGCCGGGGCCATCTCGCCGGCACGCTGATCGGCGCCTTCGTGCTGACCCTGATCGGCAACCTCGTCTTCGTGCTGCATGTGTCGAGCTACTGGCAGCCGGTCGCATCCGGCGTCATCCTGCTGCTCTCGGTGCTGGCCAGTTCCGTCGCCGAAAAAGCCGCAAGGAACCGCGTCCAATGA
- a CDS encoding ABC transporter permease, protein MNALLSRNRLIVLAYAGMVVLLLVTALFSPGFLSVSNMRSTVVLAAFVGIVALGQTFVIIGGGIDLSVPWVLNSAAIVMALLCGGQDLPLVWVMPLLLAGGAFIGLINGVGVAQFGVPPIIMTLATNVILQGLILVLTGGSPTPSAPALIQFLSVGRIGGFPVIAPIWLALTLVATLLLSKAAFGRHLYALGTSATVAEFSGVPTARTTILTYVISGLTAAFAGMLLTGYSGQAYLGMGDAYLFTSIAAVAIGGASILGGSGHYLGTVAGAMVLTILTGLLPALNLSSGALLIVYGAVILLTVSIGSETFAGLGGRLRRKEG, encoded by the coding sequence ATGAACGCCTTGCTCTCCCGCAACCGGCTGATCGTGCTCGCCTATGCCGGCATGGTCGTGCTGCTCCTGGTCACCGCTCTGTTCTCGCCGGGTTTCCTGTCGGTGTCCAACATGCGCTCGACCGTGGTGCTGGCGGCCTTCGTCGGCATCGTCGCGCTCGGCCAGACCTTTGTCATCATTGGCGGCGGCATCGACCTGTCGGTGCCATGGGTGCTGAATTCGGCGGCCATCGTCATGGCGCTGCTGTGCGGCGGGCAGGATCTCCCGCTGGTCTGGGTCATGCCGCTGCTGCTCGCCGGCGGCGCCTTCATCGGCCTGATCAACGGTGTCGGCGTCGCCCAGTTCGGTGTGCCACCGATCATCATGACGTTGGCCACCAACGTCATCCTGCAAGGCCTGATCCTGGTGCTGACCGGCGGCTCGCCGACACCATCCGCTCCGGCCCTGATCCAGTTCCTGTCGGTTGGGCGCATCGGTGGCTTTCCGGTCATCGCGCCGATCTGGCTGGCGCTGACTCTCGTTGCGACGCTGCTGCTCTCCAAGGCGGCGTTCGGCCGCCATCTCTATGCGCTCGGCACCAGCGCCACGGTGGCCGAATTCTCCGGCGTGCCGACCGCGCGCACCACCATCCTCACCTATGTCATCTCGGGCCTCACCGCCGCCTTCGCCGGCATGCTTTTGACCGGCTATTCCGGCCAGGCCTATCTCGGCATGGGCGACGCCTATCTGTTCACCTCGATCGCTGCGGTCGCCATCGGTGGCGCCTCAATCCTCGGCGGCAGCGGCCACTATCTCGGCACGGTCGCCGGCGCCATGGTGCTGACCATCCTCACCGGTCTTTTGCCGGCGCTAAACCTGTCGAGCGGCGCGCTGCTCATCGTCTATGGCGCGGTTATCCTGCTCACCGTCTCGATCGGCAGCGAAACCTTCGCCGGCCTTGGCGGCAGGCTGCGCAGAAAAGAGGGCTGA